The genomic stretch GGATTCCTCGGGCGTGAGGAAACCATTGTTTGTAAAAATCTCCCCGGATCTTTCCTTGGAGTCGATCGATGACCTCCTCAGTGTCGTGATCGATTCCGGGATTTCGGGCGTAATCGCCACCAATACGAGTGACAACCGAGGTCTCAGAGCAAAGTACGGCGTGAAGTGGGGAGGTCTTCCCGGGGGGATAAGCGGAAACGATCCTGAATACAGGTCGCTTTCAACGTCGATTATTTCCCACATTTACCGTACCGCTGGCGGGGAGCTTGAGATAATCGGAGTCGGGGGCGTGAGCGACACCGCTTCTGCGCTTGAGAAGCTTTGTGCGGGCGCAAAAGCCCTTCAGGTGGTCACGGGTCTTCGCGGAGAGGGCCTATCGGTTGCGAACTCGATAAACAGGGGGTTGCTCCAGTTCATGGATAAAAACGGAATCAGCGACATAAGCGAGATTACAGGTTCCGATCACCGGTGAACCGAGCAAGCGCGTGAAGAAATGATGCTGGGGGATATGCGGGCAAAAACTATGTGTGAGCAGTAAATGCAATAGACAAGTTTTGTGCTTTTGGTAGCGAAACACTTTTGAATTTCAAACTTGAAAGCACGCTATAATATAATGAGGGGATTTTATTTGTGTAATTCCCCAAATTTCTTTAGCAAGGTAGAATTTTGAGCCGCTTTGTCCCCCTGCCTTTCAAAAAAGTTAAGAGAAATCTTATTGAACTCAGGATTTGTGCTCAAGAGTTCGAAAGGCAGTCATTTCAAGTACTAAAACAAACGGACCGGAAAAATTGTAATTGTCCTCGTCATGGCAACAAAGATATTCCAGTTGGGACACCCCATGCCATTATAAGTCGCTCGGGCCTCTCAAGGGAACTGTTTGTTGTAAGCTAAGTCCACTTATGCGCAATTAAATATGCCGTACATACACCGGCACCTTCCTAAGGGCTTTCTTGATTTTTATTCTGCAAACAACATGCGTGCTATTATATTGGATATACTGAATGCCAAGACTGAAATCTGCTTGGGGAGAATCTTAGTTTTAAATGCACTTGCGAAATGAAAAATGTACCGGGATTTCTGCTAAGCGGCGTATCCGCCGGGCTTAAGAGAGAGGGAAAGAGGGACCTGGCGCTCATATTCTCAACGGTTCCGGCCCACGCGTCCGCCATATTCACGAAAAACCTGATAAAAGGCGCCCCTGTGCTTGTTGGGCAGGAGAGAATCGCGGGCGGGCTCTGCCAGGCGATAATAATAAACAGCGTAAATGCTAACGCCTTCACGGGCCAAAAGGGCTATGAAGACTCGCTTGAAGTTGCAAACACGCTCTCCAGGCGGCTCGGAATAGATGAATCGCTCGTGATCCCTTCGTCAACCGGGGTTACGGGGGAGTGGCTTCGCGTCGGGAAAATCAAAAAGTCCATTCCCAGGCTCATAAAAGGTCTTGGAGAAGACAATGTCCGCGAGGCGGCAGAAGCCATCATGACGACCGACTCCTTTCCCAAGTACGCATCAAGGCAGCTTGCCGTGGGAGAAAAGACAGCCACCGTCTCGGCTATCGGCAAGGGGGCGGGGATGATATGTCCTGACATGGCGACCATGCTCTGTTTTATAATGACCGACCTTGATATTCAGCGGAAGGCTCTTTCAAAAGCTCTTGTGGCAGCGGCAAGCGGTTCTTTTAACGCCATAACGGTTGACGGGGACACTTCCCCTAACGACTCCGTCTTTATCCTCGCAAACGGGGTTCTGGGAAACAGGCAGATCACGGAGAAAAGCAGGGATTACAGCAGGTTTGTAGACGCACTTTCGTCTTTATGCGGAGAGATCGCCGAGATGATAGTAAGTGACGGCGAAGGGGCTACGAAGGTCGTCAGGATCAATGTTACTGAAGCCAGGACAGAGAGGGATGCCGAGAAGATCGCGAGGACGATAGCCAGTTCCCAGCTTGTTAAAACCGCGTTTTACGGGGAGGATGCGAACTGGGGAAGGATAGTGGCGGCTGCCGGAAGGGCCGGCGTGAAATTCGATCCGGAAAAAATAAAGCTTTATTTTGAAGGAATAGAGGTATTTTCAAAAGGGGTGAGATCCAAACCGGAATCAAGGTTTGCCCGAGTGTTCAAAAAACCGTCCTTTACGGTGACGCTTAGCCTCGGGGAGGGGAAGACGGCCTACTCGATTCTCACAAGCGATCTAGGCCACAAGTACGTTTCGATCAATGCCGATTACAGGACCTGACCCGGGCGGTCTCCGTCGGAGACTCTACGCTTCCTTCATGCTCAGGTTTCGTCAGCAAACCCGGTTTTCTCAAGACGCCTTCCGGTACTGTATTCGGTGTATCTCATTAGAATCCGTATGTTGTTTTTTACTTTTTCGAGGTTTGTGTCCATGATTTCAGGATGTCTCATTATGTCCATGTGGAAGGGATAGGTGTTCCTTTTCCCCTGTGTTTTCTCAAGACTGCTGAGCTTTCCGTTCTCTACGTCAAACCCCGCGACCTCTTTTTCCCTCTCAAAGCGCAAATCGGGTCTGTAGCCGCAAAGGGTAAGCGCGCGGAGGAGAAAAACGAGAAAAACGGAGTGCGGTTCCCGTTTTCCCGAGAGAAGCCCTAGGGTGTCTGTCGCAAGGTCGAACAGCTTGTCTGCGGGTTCCTGTTCGGGGGTTAGGAAATCGAGCAGCTCCAAAACGCGGTTTGCCGCGACGAAGGAGTCAACCGATTCCGTTATTTCCCTGTAGCTTTCCTTCAAGGTCACGTCCCCGATGAGGTTGAACTTTCCTTTGTTAAGGGTTACTTCGATTGCCAGGCGGTTAAAGAAATCGAGACGTCCACCGAAGCGCTTTCGGCTTTTTTTCGCGTTTTTGGCAAGCGCCCTGAATTTTCCGAGTTCCATTGAGAAAAGGGTTACAATTAGATCGGCTTCCCCGTAGTTTGATTTTCTTAAAACAAGCGCTTCACATGTTTCCATGGTTTGTTTTCAGGCTCAAAACATTGATTTGGGAATTAGATACAATCCCCAGTTTTTAGGGGACTATATGCTTTAGATATTTTATGTGCTTTCTGGGTAGTTTTTGGTTAAACGTTTTAACTCTGAAAGAGGCAGAACATGAACATCTGACACGAGGTTTTCCAAGGGCTGTTTCAATCGTCCCCTTATCCGCGATAACACGCGAGAGTCCTTCCTCTTAACATCATTGCATACAACACAGAACTCAACTGTCTTACCCCTTATCAATCTTCTAGTAGTTCTGTCCAAAGAGCAGATTCTACACAAAAGCAGCAAACTTGCGTAAGCTTTTAAGAGTTGTTCTTTGCCGATGATTCTTACAGATATTTTTTTGGAATACTTTTTCTCCAGTTCCTTTTTTTTCTTTCTGAGGTTCGAGTCCTCCAGCAGTAAAACATTGCCGTCGTTGATAAGTATATAGTCGCAAGCATGAGCATTGTGCATTCCATATTGACCCTTGAGCGTCTTTCCATTTCCAGGAATAGCTTTGTCTACAGCATAGGCTTTCGTGGGGAAATTACACGTTTTTTTCTCCTCCTTTACGAGTTTTTTGATTTCCAACGGCCTTGTAAAATCTTCAAACGACATCTTCAAGGTCATAACCCGCCAAAGAAAAGAGTGGTGAACGGCTCGGTCAAATTTTCCTGTATTGCCTCAAGTTTGCTGTCAAAATCTTCTTCGTAACCTTCGATGCCCTCAGATGAAAAGCGGTTAAGAGCTATAATATCCCTGCTTTTAGGATCTTTTCTCACTTCCTCTTCGAGAAATTGGAGGATATCTACAGAATGGGTAGCGATTACAACATTTATGCCCAAACGAGACAATTCAAAGAGCGTCTTGGCGACTTTAACCTGCCAAGAAGGGTGAAGGTGTGCCTCTGGTTCGTCGATGAAGAGAAAAGCACCCTCGTTTATGATTCTACGCTCGATGAGTAGAGCAATGATACCAAGGTTGACAACGCCCATTGCGACAAGATGCAAAGTAAGGGAAGTGTTGTGTTTGTTGTCTTCAAATCGTAACTCTCCAGTTTCAGAAACCGTGAGTCTCCCATCCATAACATCGCTTGAGAGTAATCGCTCATGGAGCTTCATAATATCTTCGCGACCGTCCTCATCTGGATATTCCTCTCTCAGCGCCCTTGCCAGATCGTAGAAATAACCGGGCACCCCGCTTAGAGCGTCTCCTCCTACGCTATGAAAACGCGGTGTCATCCTGATCCCCTCCAGCGGAGATTTCAGTTTCCAGTAGAGGGGGGATTCCAGATATATCACTCTGGAATGCTCCTGAAGTCCGCGAAAACTTGCCTCATCCTTGATGCTGAAATCAACTGACTTGGTATTTTCAATCGTAAATTCACCGACATTGTCGAGCACGATTCTAGCCGGTTGGGTTGGGTCTTTTCTTAGATTTGAAAGGTTGACTGTCTGGAAATTTCGAACAAGGTTTTGAGCGACCCTTTTCTTTATGCCGTCCATGGTAAATTCTCTAGCGGTGGTTTTAAGTGCACCATAAAGGTTGTTTATATTTTCTCCCATTCTTTCCAAAGGTTTCTTATATATCCTCTGAGCCACAAAAGTGCCTTCTTCTCTCGCCCATTTATCAAGGCTTCTCTCAAGCTGTATATGCTCCGCTCTTAATTGCTTTCCATAATCGACAACAATACCCCAAGCTTTTTCTCGCTGATGTGAGTATTCGGGGTCGAAAAGACTTCCCATTATAGTCAGGATGGATTCCATCTTGGCAAGAGATACTTCGTTTTCTTTTTTCTCGGCAAAGTTAGTACCGCTCAGCGCTTCAAGACTGCCACGTACGGGCCGGGACAGCATATTGAAGTACATTAAGGCGTGGTCGGCATTCATCACGTCGAAGAGGGAATATAAGAGTTTTGAAACAAAACTCTTCCCCGTATTGTTAGGTCCTGCAAATACAGTAAATTGTCCAATGCGTAAGTCTGCATTAGTTAATTTTCCGAAGTTTTTTATATTAAGTTTGAATGACATTCTTTACCCACTTTGCCTAATTTTAACCGTTCGGGAGAATTGGACAACAAGCTAACTATTCCTCCTAAGACAGGCAAGAATTTTTTAGCAAGTAAAAAACGCAATAAGTAGTTATGGGCTTAAAAAGCTAGGGAGAAGAAAAGCACGGTGGTTTAATCCGCTTCTTTAATGCTTCGAGTTCTGCCCATATAGCGGGAGCCATTATGAGAGTAAACTACCTCTTGCGACAAGACTGCTTCTCTGAGAAGTTGCAAAACCTCTTTATCCTTTGAACCATCTCCATAAACTGTTATCTCTACATCGATGTGGCCTATCTCTTGTTGGGGGCAATGTCCTTCAGGGACTAGATCATGTCTTGCTTCTAGGCCTCTGATTATTCCCCATCTAAAGCCTGAATCGCTTTCAGTCTTTTCAGGAACTTATTGTATTGTGATGCTTCTTGGCATTCAACTACCCTTTTGTTTTGTTTGCTGGGAATTGCAAGCTAATCGACGCGCAAATCTAGGATTTTGTGTAATAAAGTATATAAGCCCCATTGAAATTTCCCGCGTGTTTGAGAAGATTACTGTTATTTTAGATGACAGGCAAAGCAAGCTGCGGACACGTTCTCTGCGGGCGACTATCCGCCCAAAAGACCGTTCGCGCAGATGAAACATCCGGTAGAATTCCGTATCCAAATGACGTTTTTAAAGAATCTCTCGGGATTTCTTAGAATAGAGCACACGTTTTTTTCCCTTCCGGTTATCTTCGCGGGCGCTTTTCTGGCCGTCGGCGGGATATTCAGTGCCCGGCTTTTCGTGCTGATTGTCCTTGCGGGGACGGGGGCGCGGACCGCCGCTCTGGCTCTTAACAGGATTTTTGACCGGGAAATAGACCGGGAGAACCCGAGAACCACGCGGAGAGAGCTTCCTTCGGGCAAAATGAGCATGGGCGAGGCTGTGGCCGTGGCGGCTGCGGGAGCCCTGCTTTACTTTGTCTCTGCCTATCTTATATGTCCGCTTGTCTTCCTTCTCTCCCCGATTCCGCTTGTTGCGTTTACCGTCTATCCGCTGATGAAGAGATTTACTAGCCTCTGTCATTTCGGCGTGGGACTCTCCCTTGCGCTCGGTCCGCTTGGCGGGTGGCTTGCAGTGAGGTGCTCTTTTGAGGAGATTCTTCCGGCAGTCGTGCTCTCGGTTTTCACTTTTCTATGGATTTCGGGGTTTGACATCATATACGCCACAGCCGACGAGGAGTTTGACCGCCGCCGCGGCGTTTTTTCCCTTGTCGCCCGTTTCGGGAAACAGAAGGCGCTTTCTGTTTCCAGGATCTGCCATCTGCTTTCGTTCGTTTCGCTTGTTTTTCTTTACCTTCTTTCGTTTCGCAGTTTCCTGGCGCTTTTGCCGCTTTTGCTCTGCGGCTACCTCCTTTACCTTGAGCACAGGAGCTTTGGACAGGTGGATTCCGCTTTTTTCAGAACCAACATCCTGATAGGTTTTGCAGTTTTGTTTTTCACCCTCGCGGGTATATACTTACCCTGATGATGAGAACCATAGTCGGAATTACTGGAGCTTCAGGGGTTGCTTACGGGGTTGATTTCCTCAGAAGATGCCCTGATGAGAAATATCTGGTGGCGAGCAAGTGGGGCAAAAGAGTCCTGCACGAGGAACTCGGCCTGAAGGTTGAGGAACTGCGTCCCTGGGTGACCGACATTTACAGTGATTCAGACCTCGCGTCTCCTTTTTCATCGGGAAGCAATCATTTTGATTCCATGGTCATAGTGCCGTGTTCTGTATCAACGCTTGCCAAGATCGCAAACGGAATAGCCGATACCCTGATAACGAGAATAGCGGCCGTGGCGCTAAAGGAGAAAAGAAGGCTCATAATCGCTCTCAGGGAGACGCCGCTTGGCACAATCGCCCTTGAGAATGCCCTTAAGCTTTCCCGCGAGGGGGTCGTTATCGCGCCGATCTCTCCGACTGACTACATGGGCGCCGAGTCGATTTCGGACGTGGTGAGCGGATACGTGGACAAGCTCTTGGGCCTAGTCGGCGTCGATACCGGCAGGGGATGGAGGAGGGACGAACTCGAGTAGTCTTTTCTCATGTCCACAAAAGGTTTTAGGAATCTAGAAAGCTTTATAAGCCATCTTGAAAGCATAGGCGACCTAAAGAGAATAAAAGCCGAGGTCTCCCCCGAGCTTGAGATAACGGAAATAGCGTCGCGAACCGTCAGGGATGGCGGTCCCGCCCTTCTGTTTGAAAACGTGGAGGGATCGGATTTTCCTCTGGTGATAAACCTCTTCGGCACGGAGCAGAGGGTGGAGCTTGCTCTCGGCAGAAAACCCGCCTCGGTCGGCGAGGAACTCGTCGAGATATTCCGCAAGGTTAACCCTCCATCGATACAGGGGATTTTTTCCGTGCTTCCAAAGGCCACCGGCCTGCTTTCCATGAGAACCAAGAAGGTAAGGCGCGGCGATGTTCAGCAGGTTGAAACCGAACCCGATCTCTCGAAGCTTCCCGTGATGAAATGCTGGCCGCGCGACGGGGGAAAGTTCGTGACGTTTGGTCTGGTGCTGACGAGGGATCCCGCTACGGGCTCAAGAAACCTCGGGATCTACAGGCTTCAGGTATATGACAACAGGACCACAGGGATGCACTGGCACGCGCACAAGGGAGGAGCCGCGCACTACCACGAGGCGAAAAAACTGGGAAGAGACCTTGAAGCCGCGGTGATCCTCGGAGGAGACCCAAGGATGATCTTCTCCGCGGTCGCTCCGCTTCCAGACGGCATGGACGAGCTCGCGTTTGCGAGCTATCTTCGCGGAAGCCCGATGCCGATGGTGAAGGGCAAGAGTATTTCGCTTCGCGTCCCGGCCGAGGCGGAATTCATACTCGAGGGTTCCGTTCCGAGGGACGTGCTGAGACAGGAAGGGCCCTTCGGCGATCATTTCGGTCACTACTCGATGGAGGCCGATTTCCCCGTTTTTAACCTGAGCGAGATAACCCACAGAAAAAATCCCGTGTACCCCTCCATCGTGGTCGGAAAGCCTCCTCAGGAAGACCTCTACCTTGGGATCGCAGCCGGCGAGATGTTCTCTCCTCTTATAAAGATAATACAGCCCGAGGTAAAGGACATGTGGGCGTATCCCGAGGCGGGATTTCATAACCTGCTCGCTGTTTCAGTCGACGAGCGTTATCCCAAGGGTGGGATAAAGGCCATGCTTGCGCTCTGGGGGACGGGACAGTTGCTCCTCACAAAGTGCATGATTTGCGTTTCAAGCGACGTTAACCCCAGGGATTTCTCCGCGGTGCTTCACGAAATAGGGGAGAATTTCGATCCTAGGGAGGATTTCCTCATGATACAGTGGGCTCCCTTGGATACCCTTGATTTTACGAGCAACAAGTTTAACGTGGGAAGCAAGATGGGAATAAACGCGGTAAGGAAAAACTCCCTGGAGAGAAAAACCTATGCCAGGGAGGTTCCCGATCCCAGGGAAAAACACCAGGATATAACGGGATTCAGGCTTCTTTCGGGAGGTTTCTGCGCCGTCCGGATAGATGAATCCCGGACCGATCCCAAGAAGATGATACGCAGGCTGTTTGAGACTCCGGGCCTTGAAGGGGTGCGCATAATCGCCCTTGTGAGCCCGGATATAGATTTAACTGATGACATGGAGCTTATCTGGGGTATCTTTACTAGGTTCGATCCTTACCTGGATGTTCTGTTCGAACATACGGAACTTCGGGGCTCAGCGGTAATTTACGACGGCAGGA from Candidatus Dadabacteria bacterium encodes the following:
- the argJ gene encoding bifunctional glutamate N-acetyltransferase/amino-acid acetyltransferase ArgJ, with protein sequence MKNVPGFLLSGVSAGLKREGKRDLALIFSTVPAHASAIFTKNLIKGAPVLVGQERIAGGLCQAIIINSVNANAFTGQKGYEDSLEVANTLSRRLGIDESLVIPSSTGVTGEWLRVGKIKKSIPRLIKGLGEDNVREAAEAIMTTDSFPKYASRQLAVGEKTATVSAIGKGAGMICPDMATMLCFIMTDLDIQRKALSKALVAAASGSFNAITVDGDTSPNDSVFILANGVLGNRQITEKSRDYSRFVDALSSLCGEIAEMIVSDGEGATKVVRINVTEARTERDAEKIARTIASSQLVKTAFYGEDANWGRIVAAAGRAGVKFDPEKIKLYFEGIEVFSKGVRSKPESRFARVFKKPSFTVTLSLGEGKTAYSILTSDLGHKYVSINADYRT
- the recO gene encoding DNA repair protein RecO; translated protein: METCEALVLRKSNYGEADLIVTLFSMELGKFRALAKNAKKSRKRFGGRLDFFNRLAIEVTLNKGKFNLIGDVTLKESYREITESVDSFVAANRVLELLDFLTPEQEPADKLFDLATDTLGLLSGKREPHSVFLVFLLRALTLCGYRPDLRFEREKEVAGFDVENGKLSSLEKTQGKRNTYPFHMDIMRHPEIMDTNLEKVKNNIRILMRYTEYSTGRRLEKTGFADET
- a CDS encoding AAA family ATPase; translation: MSFKLNIKNFGKLTNADLRIGQFTVFAGPNNTGKSFVSKLLYSLFDVMNADHALMYFNMLSRPVRGSLEALSGTNFAEKKENEVSLAKMESILTIMGSLFDPEYSHQREKAWGIVVDYGKQLRAEHIQLERSLDKWAREEGTFVAQRIYKKPLERMGENINNLYGALKTTAREFTMDGIKKRVAQNLVRNFQTVNLSNLRKDPTQPARIVLDNVGEFTIENTKSVDFSIKDEASFRGLQEHSRVIYLESPLYWKLKSPLEGIRMTPRFHSVGGDALSGVPGYFYDLARALREEYPDEDGREDIMKLHERLLSSDVMDGRLTVSETGELRFEDNKHNTSLTLHLVAMGVVNLGIIALLIERRIINEGAFLFIDEPEAHLHPSWQVKVAKTLFELSRLGINVVIATHSVDILQFLEEEVRKDPKSRDIIALNRFSSEGIEGYEEDFDSKLEAIQENLTEPFTTLFFGGL
- the ubiA gene encoding putative 4-hydroxybenzoate polyprenyltransferase, whose translation is MTFLKNLSGFLRIEHTFFSLPVIFAGAFLAVGGIFSARLFVLIVLAGTGARTAALALNRIFDREIDRENPRTTRRELPSGKMSMGEAVAVAAAGALLYFVSAYLICPLVFLLSPIPLVAFTVYPLMKRFTSLCHFGVGLSLALGPLGGWLAVRCSFEEILPAVVLSVFTFLWISGFDIIYATADEEFDRRRGVFSLVARFGKQKALSVSRICHLLSFVSLVFLYLLSFRSFLALLPLLLCGYLLYLEHRSFGQVDSAFFRTNILIGFAVLFFTLAGIYLP
- a CDS encoding UbiX family flavin prenyltransferase; its protein translation is MMRTIVGITGASGVAYGVDFLRRCPDEKYLVASKWGKRVLHEELGLKVEELRPWVTDIYSDSDLASPFSSGSNHFDSMVIVPCSVSTLAKIANGIADTLITRIAAVALKEKRRLIIALRETPLGTIALENALKLSREGVVIAPISPTDYMGAESISDVVSGYVDKLLGLVGVDTGRGWRRDELE
- a CDS encoding menaquinone biosynthesis decarboxylase, yielding MSTKGFRNLESFISHLESIGDLKRIKAEVSPELEITEIASRTVRDGGPALLFENVEGSDFPLVINLFGTEQRVELALGRKPASVGEELVEIFRKVNPPSIQGIFSVLPKATGLLSMRTKKVRRGDVQQVETEPDLSKLPVMKCWPRDGGKFVTFGLVLTRDPATGSRNLGIYRLQVYDNRTTGMHWHAHKGGAAHYHEAKKLGRDLEAAVILGGDPRMIFSAVAPLPDGMDELAFASYLRGSPMPMVKGKSISLRVPAEAEFILEGSVPRDVLRQEGPFGDHFGHYSMEADFPVFNLSEITHRKNPVYPSIVVGKPPQEDLYLGIAAGEMFSPLIKIIQPEVKDMWAYPEAGFHNLLAVSVDERYPKGGIKAMLALWGTGQLLLTKCMICVSSDVNPRDFSAVLHEIGENFDPREDFLMIQWAPLDTLDFTSNKFNVGSKMGINAVRKNSLERKTYAREVPDPREKHQDITGFRLLSGGFCAVRIDESRTDPKKMIRRLFETPGLEGVRIIALVSPDIDLTDDMELIWGIFTRFDPYLDVLFEHTELRGSAVIYDGRMGIDATIKQWYPPVIEMSEDIKDKVETRWSEYWS